In Uranotaenia lowii strain MFRU-FL chromosome 2, ASM2978415v1, whole genome shotgun sequence, one genomic interval encodes:
- the LOC129747792 gene encoding zinc finger protein ZFP2-like: MDVLIEPDCYKVCRICMETCEEDFVCVYDEFEDLIMMDVIAECARVEIRKDDALPRNICRSCAEYMIIAYHIIQKCRDSDQSLRSIFKHEIDLRAKHENKEHNFGSSELHEDEINPEEYAFLLTEAYDDMLDHVGDFINEGSNVLDGQVNVKREIEFVNSASNNVAINEGTEKNNELPQTDPIITPMPIKCCGCKQYFSDENELKTHSEVSHFKEGTGQDPAKPFVCTICYKTFSASHLLKEHKRTVNRKFACRHCGKSFMTQANLDTHFKHHEQYKNGIKCCGCRKEFENADELFYHSQQVHKPEQTSNTEKPYECDVCFRRYPTRKSLVSHKRLIQQYQCEQCGEFFLKHSFLINHEQTYHPPKKQQEDIARCCGCRKEFSNAQMLMEHISIHHPPVPEDKQKPYVCETCHKIFKFEVNLKIHRKKATQTRKYDCRVCGRSFKRSCDKSNHEATHSTELPFACSICSKRFKKKIYLRTHLKIHDTNAPKSFICQHCGKAFRTRDLLRIHSISHSEERKYICPSCPATFKRLYCLKVHTKTHLPEKAYACHICPKRVSQLSDLKRHLRTHAPGDEAKPFQCEYCLRRYPRKDYLKQHIRKQHLEKADMILVEEVALEFRENEQGAELLFLEEAAV; encoded by the exons ATGGACGTTCTCATTGAACCCGACTGTTACAAAGTATGTCGGATCTGCATGGAAACGTGTGAAGAAGATTTTGTCTGCGTATATGATGAGTTCGAAGACCTAATAATGATGGATGTGATTGCGGAATGCGCACGAGTTGAG ATAAGGAAGGATGATGCTCTTCCGAGAAACATCTGTAGAAGCTGTGCTGAATACATGATAATAGCTTATCACATCATTCAAAAGTGTCGTGATTCCGATCAAAGCTTGAGATCCATATTTAAACACGAGATTGATTTACGAGCCAAACACGAAAATAAGGAACATAACTTCGGTAGTTCTGAGCTCCATGAAGACGAAATCAACCCCGAGGAGTACGCATTTCTTTTAACCGAAGCATACGACGATATGTTAGACCACGTGGGAGACTTCATTAATGAAGGTTCAAACGTTTTGGATGGTCAGGTCAATGTAAAACGTGAAATTGAATTTGTCAACTCAGCATCTAATAACGTGGCAATCAACGAAGGTACAGAGAAGAACAATGAACTACCTCAAACTGACCCAATCATAACTCCTATGCCGATCAAATGTTGCGGATGTAAGCAATACTTTTCGGATGAAAATGAACTGAAAACCCATTCCGAAGTTTCGCACTTCAAAGAGGGCACTGGTCAGGACCCAGCGAAACCGTTCGTCTGCACAATTTGTTACAAAACGTTTTCCGCGTCTCATCTGTTGAAGGAACACAAGAGAACCGTGAACCGGAAATTCGCCTGTCGCCATTGTGGGAAAAGCTTCATGACACAGGCAAATCTAGATACCCACTTCAAACACCACGAGCAATACAAAAATGGCATCAAGTGTTGCGGATGTCGGAAGGAATTTGAAAATGCAGATGAATTGTTTTATCATTCACAGCAGGTTCACAAACCAGAGCAAACTTCCAACACAGAGAAGCCATACGAATGCGATGTCTGTTTCCGTAGATATCCTACCCGGAAATCCTTAGTTAGCCATAAACGTCTTATCCAACAGTATCAATGCGAACAATGCGGCGAATTTTTCTTGAAACACTCTTTTCTCATTAATCACGAACAAACATACCATCCTCCGAAGAAACAACAGGAGGATATAGCACGTTGCTGTGGTTGCCGAAAGGAGTTTTCCAACGCGCAAATGCTTATGGAGCACATCTCAATCCATCATCCACCAGTTCCAGAGGACAAACAGAAACCGTACGTGTGTGAAACGTgccacaaaatattcaaattcgaagtgaaCCTCAAAATACATCGGAAAAAAGCTACGCAAACTAGGAAATATGACTGCAGAGTTTGTGGCCGCAGCTTCAAACGGTCTTGTGACAAGAGCAACCATGAAGCGACACATTCCACCGAACTTCCGTTTGCATGTTCGATTTGTTCAAAacgtttcaagaaaaaaatctacctcCGGACCCATTTAAAAATCCACGATACAAATGCCCCGAAAAGTTTCATCTGTCAACATTGTGGCAAAGCATTTCGTACCAGGGACCTCCTTCGGATTCACAGCATTTCCCATAGTGAGGAGCGCAAGTACATTTGTCCTTCCTGTCCGGCTACGTTCAAGAGGCTGTACTGCCTTAAAGTGCACACCAAAACCCATTTGCCTGAAAAAGCCTACGCCTGCCATATCTGCCCGAAACGTGTATCGCAACTATCGGACCTCAAGCGTCATCTACGTACTCATGCTCCAGGCGACGAAGCCAAGCCGTTCCAGTGCGAGTACTGTTTGAGGCGCTATCCTCGCAAGGATTATCTTAAGCAGCACATCCGCAAGCAACATCTGGAGAAGGCTGACATGATACTTGTCGAAGAAGTTGCGTTGGAGTTCAGGGAGAACGAACAAGGGGCGGAATTGCTATTTCTGGAGGAGGCGGCTGTCTGA
- the LOC129745875 gene encoding protein brambleberry-like, which produces MIFWKYKSRFTVLVLMLFLTCGKTSFVDYIWPSSENSNPDTAVDTLPGVPYELAEGDEAFLREASKWIGNNLSKLDFCHHRVILKLKNSCNQLNAEEIGKLAVMLLNCQSDSEGRRIYPCTEQMSLKECTSNMDPDTWNAYHLVTNRAKAVCASVRHDQFRGLTELTVNKLMSTAHEQITMMGQLAENQKELQSVTQEAIDEMSANNDRIISQQGDIMRLSETHRAKVESNFRELVREKSLIRAGQQEVAILLTDLRTRIDDSIKQLESQSKRSKLNHASLLSDMETLQKHAAMISNKIDETGTHFASHHKAAEEQYQYTLGQLQKINNTVANMLTMIGALQKDFNQKLNWITEKVGGSDYILRKMNTIVVHFCYLVLGMICLSFIGVDKFIRIFFILLVPGNLMVNLLDLFESDVIQLSVVLVSFILADVICRIALKFVPKPPRSNQSRHRRRNNQTEPSVPSQPQPGTSRRDLEVPVPASRSQDQTEEENDRLSYLGTLRSRFSRERSQTPLTRNGSVGRRSMTPLTEHGDSEEDEGEELQQRQQQCTARTLRGERCRSVALTGRDFCRMHDQRGL; this is translated from the exons atgattttttggaaatataagTCAAG GTTTACAGTTCTTGTATTGATGCTTTTTTTAACTTGCGGAAAAACCTCGTTTGTTGATTATATATGGCCTTCATCTGAAAATT cTAATCCCGACACCGCGGTAGACACTTTGCCAGGGGTGCCGTACGAATTGGCCGAAGGTGATGAAGCGTTTTTGCGAGAGGCTTCAAAATGGATCGGGAATAATTTGTCCAAATTGGATTTTTGCCATCATAGGGTAATCTTGAAGCTGAAAAACTCTTGCAACCAGTTGAATGCTGAGGAGATTGGCAAACTGGCCGTCATGTTACTGAACTGTCAGTCTGACTCGGAAGGACGTCGTATCTATCCTTGCACTGAGCAGATGAGCCTGAAGGAATGTACGTCTAATATGGATCCAGATACATGGAATGCCTACCATTTGGTGACGAATCGTGCCAAAGCCGTTTGCGCTAGTGTACGCCATGATCAGTTTCGAGGACTAACCGAGCTTACCGTTAACAAATTGATGAGTACGGCGCACGAACAGATAACAATGATGGGTCAGCTCGCGGAAAACCAGAAAGAATTGCAAAGTGTCACACAGGAAGCGATTGATGAGATGTCGGCTAATAATGATCGAATCATCAGTCAGCAGGGTGATATTATGAGACTGTCCGAAACCCATAGGGCCAAAGTTGAATCAAACTTCCGAGAACTAGTACGCGAGAAAAGTTTGATTCGTGCTGGTCAACAAGAGGTAGCAATTTTGCTGACAGATTTACGTACTAGGATCGACGATAGTATCAAGCAACTGGAGTCGCAATCCAAAAGGAGCAAACTGAATCATGCTTCGTTGCTTTCAGATATGGaaactttacaaaaacatgctGCCATGATATCGAACAAAATTGACGAGACAGGAACACATTTTGCATCTCATCACAAAGCAGCGGAAGAACAATACCAATACACATTAGGACAGctgcaaaaaattaacaatacagTTGCCAACATGTTGACAATGATAGGTGCCTTACAGaaagattttaaccaaaaaCTTAACTGGATTACGGAAAAAGTTGGAGGAAGTGATTACATCTTAAGAAAGATGAACACTATTGTTGTACACTTCTGTTACCTTGTTTTAGGAATGATTTGTTTGTCCTTTATCGGGGTAGATAAATTCattagaattttcttcatattATTGGTACCGGGAAACCTTATGGTTAACTTACTTGATCTTTTCGAATCTGATGTCATCCAGTTGAGCGTAGTATTAGTAAGCTTCATTTTAGCCGACGTAATCTGTCGAATAGCGCTCAAGTTCGTCCCAAAACCGCCAAGATCCAATCAATCAAGACACAGGCGCCGTAATAATCAAACCGAGCCCTCAGTACCATCACAACCGCAACCGGGCACTTCCAGGCGTGATCTTGAAGTTCCTGTTCCTGCGAGCCGTTCGCAAGATCAAACAGAGGAAGAGAATGACCGGTTATCTTATCTTGGGACTTTACGATCGAGGTTTTCACGTGAGAGATCTCAAACTCCTTTAACTAGAAACGGTTCAGTTGGGAGACGAAGTATGACTCCACTAACTGAACACGGTGATTCGGAGGAAGATGAAGGCGAAGAATTGCAACAGAGGCAGCAGCAATGCACTGCAAGAACATTACGTGGCGAACGGTGCCGAAGTGTTGCCCTGACCGGAAGAGATTTTTGCAGAATGCATGACCAGAGAGGATTGTGA